Proteins found in one Larimichthys crocea isolate SSNF chromosome I, L_crocea_2.0, whole genome shotgun sequence genomic segment:
- the LOC113746624 gene encoding vacuolar ATPase assembly integral membrane protein vma21-like, which produces MDGSVRAASDGAAGPPPYYRGNESSLVSALKTLLFFTILMVTLPIGLYFASKAYIFEGKAGDTAEYSYILCTVSQTLNSSVCEH; this is translated from the exons atggacgGATCTGTCAGAGCAGCTTCAGACGGAGCAGCCGGGCCGCCGCCGTATTACAGAGG caaTGAGAGCTCGCTGGTCTCAGCCCTGAAGACTCTGCTGTTCTTCACCATCCTGATGGTCACGCTGCCCATCGGACTCTACTTCGCCTCCAAGGCGTACATCTTTGAGGGTAAGGCTGGTGACACAGCTGAGTATTCTtatattctctgtacagtctctcaaacactaaattctt CGGTATGTGAGCATTAG
- the mtnr1c gene encoding melatonin receptor type 1C, with translation MDLEVKDVNGSNCLSRNESDRGLSASSSGVSTALASVLIFTIVVDILGNVLVILSVYRNKKLRNAGNIFVVSLSVADLVVALYPYPLVLTAIFHNDWTMGDLHCQASGFIMGLSVIGSIFNITAIAINRYCYICHSLHYDRLYSLRNTCCYLGLTWLLTAIATVPNFFVGSLQYDPRIYSCTFAQTVSSYYTISVVVIHFLIPLLVVSYCYMRIWVLVIQVKHRVKPEQRTKLKPSDVRNFLTMFMVFVLFAVCWAPLNLIGLAVAINPVKVAPNIPEWLFVTSYFMAYFNSCLNAIIYGLLNQNFRKEYKTILLALCIPRLLLMETSRCATEGLKSKPSPAVTNNNIAEINV, from the exons ATGGATTTAGAGGTGAAGGATGTGAACGGGTCGAACTGTTTGTCCCGGAATGAGAGTGACCGAGGACTGAGCGCTTCTTCCTCTGGAGTGTCCACTGCGCTGGCCAGCGTGCTGATCTTCACCATCGTGGTAGACATCCTGGGAAATGTCCTCGTCATACTGTCCGTGTACAGGAACAAAAAGCTGAGGAATGCAG GCAACATCTTCGTGGTGAGTTTGTCCGTGGCAGACCTGGTGGTGGCATTGTACCCTTACCCGCTGGTCCTGACAGCCATCTTCCACAATGACTGGACCATGGGTGACCTCCACTGCCAGGCCAGCGGCTTCATCATGGGCCTGAGCGTCATCGGCTCCATCTTCAACATCACGGCCATCGCCATCAACCGCTACTGCTACATCTGCCACAGCCTCCACTATGACCGACTGTACAGCCTGAGGAACACCTGCTGCTACCTGGGCCTCACCTGGCTGCTCACCGCCATCGCCACAGTACCTAACTTCTTTGTGGGCTCGCTGCAGTACGATCCCCGCATTTACTCCTGCACCTTCGCCCAGACAGTCAGCTCATACTACACCATCTCAGTCGTGGTTATTCACTTTCTGATCCCGCTGCTGGTGGTGTCCTACTGCTACATGAGGATATGGGTGCTGGTGATTCAAGTGAAACATCGGGTTAAACCGGAGCAAAGGACCAAACTCAAACCTAGTGATGTAAGGAACTTCCTGACTATGTTTatggtgtttgtgttgtttgcagTATGCTGGGCTCCACTCAACCTCATAGGTCTGGCTGTAGCTATAAACCCTGTGAAAGTTGCACCCAATATACCTGAGTGGCTTTTTGTCACTAGCTACTTTATGGCGTATTTCAACAGCTGCCTCAACGCCATCATATACGGACTGCTAAACCAAAACTTCCGGAAAGAATACAAGACAATCCTTCTTGCTCTTTGCATCCCACGTTTGCTCCTCATGGAGACCTCCAGGTGTGCCACAGAGGGACTGAAGAGTAAACCTTCACCGGCTgtaacaaacaataatatagCAGAGATAAATGTATAA